From the genome of Deferribacteraceae bacterium V6Fe1:
TTAAATAAAGTAGGGCTAAATGCTGAAGAATTGTATTATAATATGTAAAAAGAGTGAAAATAAACTATTCAAGACATTGTGCCCTGACAGTGTGATAAAAAATTCCCTTTTAACTGCTTTCAGATATGTGTTTATTAATCCAGGTATAATTGTTGTGGTTTCGGAAAGTTTTGTTCAGGCCAATAGCTTGGTTCTCCCTCCTCTCATAAGACTCAGTAAGCTAAACAATATTCCGCCATTAATTATGGTTTCTCAAAAAAATTATACCTTTTCTGACTTTATAGTTACAAATGTTACTAACCTAAAAGAAACTATTCTGCACATGGAAGCTTACTTAAAAAATTATGACCCGAAAAACAGCTCAAATATATTTAATGACTTCCTATTGCTAAACTCTTTTGAAATGTTAAATCAAATTTTAAGAGAAAAACAGACAGACAAAAGTAATATTTATAAAAAATGTACCGAACTGATGGAAGTCACATTACTACCGGCTGGTCTTGCAATTGGCGAAACAATAAATAATGAAACAACACTGTTTATTTCACAAAATTCTTTCGTAGATATTCAAACTTTCAAAAATATATTAAGCTCCAATAAAATACCTACAGAAAACCTGACAATACAAAATAATGAAAAATCAAAGGCACATGAGTATACAAAAGCATATTTGAAAAACAAGCAAATATATTTTATCAAAAA
Proteins encoded in this window:
- a CDS encoding GGDEF domain-containing protein, which produces MLKNCIIICKKSENKLFKTLCPDSVIKNSLLTAFRYVFINPGIIVVVSESFVQANSLVLPPLIRLSKLNNIPPLIMVSQKNYTFSDFIVTNVTNLKETILHMEAYLKNYDPKNSSNIFNDFLLLNSFEMLNQILREKQTDKSNIYKKCTELMEVTLLPAGLAIGETINNETTLFISQNSFVDIQTFKNILSSNKIPTENLTIQNNEKSKAHEYTKAYLKNKQIYFIKNNDFFLITIFSKEQIKDETYMTNLLNKLFEKIEEVIYISSTTIREHSISITDYLTGIYNRRFFDEILNKELILSKRKKMPLSLLLFDIDFFKRINDTYGHTVGDGVLTSLCKLVAKLLRKSDIFARIGGEEFAILLPDTDEKGGYYLAEKIRTTVENETFIIDEYRINFTISIGLLTGINVDKLDYNTIYKLTDDALYEAKKRGRNRTINKVF